From Paracoccus suum, the proteins below share one genomic window:
- the gatC gene encoding Asp-tRNA(Asn)/Glu-tRNA(Gln) amidotransferase subunit GatC: MSITRDEARKVAHLARIAVPEAELPRLADQLNGILQFMEQLNEVDVDGVEPMTGVTPMRLKRREDVVTAGGMQDKILANAPDAREGFFAVPKVVE; this comes from the coding sequence ATGAGCATCACCCGCGACGAAGCCCGCAAGGTCGCCCATCTGGCGCGCATCGCCGTGCCCGAGGCCGAGCTGCCGCGACTGGCCGACCAGCTGAACGGCATCCTGCAGTTCATGGAGCAACTGAACGAGGTCGACGTGGACGGAGTCGAGCCGATGACAGGCGTCACCCCCATGCGCCTGAAGCGCCGCGAGGACGTGGTCACCGCCGGCGGGATGCAGGACAAGATCCTCGCCAATGCACCCGACGCCCGCGAGGGCTTTTTTGCCGTCCCGAAGGTGGTCGAATGA
- a CDS encoding YigZ family protein codes for MDQAPPLPLRILDGIVSDRGSRYAAAGGPATSRAEVDALLAELRRNKRFAKATHNSWGAILDGVPVKGDDGEAGAGAIILAELQAAGRPDTLLVVTRWYGGKQLGGDRFRHVRTAARAWLEGEAAR; via the coding sequence ATGGATCAGGCCCCGCCACTCCCACTGCGCATCCTGGACGGCATCGTCAGCGACCGCGGCAGCCGCTATGCCGCCGCTGGCGGTCCGGCGACCAGCCGCGCCGAGGTTGACGCGCTGCTGGCCGAATTGCGGCGCAACAAGCGCTTCGCCAAGGCGACGCACAACAGTTGGGGCGCGATCCTGGACGGGGTGCCGGTCAAGGGTGATGACGGCGAGGCCGGCGCCGGGGCTATCATCCTGGCCGAATTGCAGGCCGCCGGGCGTCCCGACACGCTGCTGGTGGTGACCCGCTGGTATGGCGGCAAGCAACTGGGCGGCGACCGCTTTCGTCACGTCCGCACCGCGGCGCGCGCCTGGCTGGAAGGCGAGGCCGCGAGATAG
- a CDS encoding thioredoxin family protein, with translation MSHLPRRLFLTAAAALVAAAGLGLPAMAAAPAPLGDDGLHHATWMHDTFRNLSDDLAEANASGKRLLLIVEQRGCIYCTRMHEKVFTDDRIAKLLTDKFFVVQVNLFGDTEVTDFDGTALPEKKMANKWGVMFTPTMIFLPEEVPEGKGVRDAAVAMMPGAFEKGTTLDLLEWVLAHGYDTGENFQTYVQSKVNDQIDSTITPPTN, from the coding sequence ATGAGCCACCTGCCCCGCCGCCTGTTCCTCACCGCCGCAGCCGCTTTGGTGGCTGCTGCCGGCCTCGGCCTGCCCGCCATGGCCGCGGCGCCCGCGCCGCTGGGCGATGATGGGCTCCACCACGCGACGTGGATGCATGACACGTTCCGCAACCTGTCCGACGACCTGGCCGAGGCAAACGCCTCGGGCAAGCGCCTGCTGCTGATCGTCGAGCAGCGCGGCTGCATCTACTGCACGCGCATGCACGAGAAGGTCTTTACCGACGACAGGATCGCCAAGCTGCTGACCGACAAGTTCTTTGTCGTGCAGGTGAACCTGTTCGGCGACACGGAGGTGACCGATTTCGACGGCACTGCGCTGCCGGAAAAGAAGATGGCCAACAAATGGGGGGTGATGTTCACACCGACCATGATCTTCCTGCCCGAGGAGGTACCCGAAGGTAAGGGCGTGCGTGACGCCGCTGTCGCCATGATGCCCGGCGCCTTCGAAAAGGGAACGACGCTGGACCTGCTGGAATGGGTCCTCGCTCATGGCTACGACACCGGCGAGAACTTCCAGACCTATGTGCAGAGCAAGGTCAACGACCAGATCGACAGCACCATCACACCGCCGACCAACTAG
- a CDS encoding cytochrome c biogenesis CcdA family protein, translated as MLDISYWGAFVAGILSFLSPCILPMVPFYLSYMAGISMSELRASGEIAPGAHRRLVVSAIAFALGVTTIFVLLGLGATALGQAFIAWRDPLSYVAAAVLLVFGLHFLGVIRVPFLYREARLESKAEPTSIIGAYVMGLAFGFGWTPCVGPALAAILMVASGTGDLVRGGTLLLIYGLAMTLPFVIAALFAKPFLAWVARNRRYLGYVEKIMGVMLIVFAILIATNSVNTIAQWMIDTFGMTGT; from the coding sequence ATGCTCGATATCAGTTATTGGGGCGCCTTTGTCGCCGGCATCCTGTCGTTCCTGTCGCCCTGCATCCTGCCGATGGTACCGTTCTACCTCAGCTACATGGCGGGCATCTCGATGTCCGAACTGCGCGCCTCGGGCGAGATCGCGCCCGGCGCGCATCGACGGCTGGTCGTCTCGGCCATAGCCTTTGCGTTGGGCGTGACGACGATCTTTGTGCTGCTTGGCCTTGGCGCGACCGCACTGGGACAGGCCTTCATCGCCTGGCGCGATCCGCTGAGCTATGTCGCGGCGGCTGTCCTGCTGGTGTTCGGCCTGCATTTCCTGGGCGTGATCCGCGTGCCCTTCCTCTATCGCGAGGCGCGCCTTGAATCGAAAGCCGAGCCGACCAGCATCATCGGCGCCTATGTCATGGGCCTCGCCTTTGGCTTCGGCTGGACGCCCTGCGTCGGCCCGGCGCTTGCGGCGATCCTGATGGTCGCTTCGGGGACCGGCGATCTGGTCCGCGGGGGCACCCTGTTGCTGATCTATGGCCTGGCGATGACGCTGCCCTTCGTGATCGCCGCCCTGTTCGCCAAGCCGTTCCTCGCCTGGGTCGCGCGCAACCGCCGCTATCTCGGCTACGTTGAAAAGATCATGGGCGTGATGCTGATCGTGTTCGCGATCCTGATCGCGACCAACAGCGTCAACACCATCGCCCAATGGATGATCGACACCTTCGGCATGACCGGCACCTGA
- a CDS encoding lysophospholipid acyltransferase family protein produces MSGAGDDDRPGLVDRAASALFQGLMAGARLIPYERRIPMVGWVFSRLLAPLAGWPARIRANLALARPDLAPAEVARLCRAVPDNAGRAMAEIYSGAEFTSRIRAADILEGAGVPTLEAAAADGRPVIIACAHFGNYDAMRAALSARGWPVGALYRPMNNAAFNRHYIPAMEAIAQPIFPRGRQGVGQMLRYLRGGGWLCLGFDQYIRDGATLRFFGLPTETVLTPAELALRHDAPLVPVHAVRQPDGLSFRVHALAPIPPSDAETMMQSLNDGLEALTRAHMDQWFWVHRRWKPPRKKAGPA; encoded by the coding sequence ATGAGCGGGGCCGGCGATGACGACCGGCCCGGCCTTGTTGACCGCGCCGCCTCCGCCCTCTTCCAGGGGCTGATGGCCGGCGCGCGGCTGATACCTTACGAGCGGCGCATTCCGATGGTCGGCTGGGTCTTTTCCCGCCTGCTCGCCCCCCTCGCCGGCTGGCCCGCGCGCATCCGCGCAAACCTCGCCCTCGCGCGCCCCGATCTTGCCCCGGCCGAGGTCGCCCGCCTCTGCCGCGCTGTCCCCGACAACGCCGGCCGCGCCATGGCGGAGATTTATTCCGGGGCCGAGTTCACCAGCCGCATCCGCGCCGCGGACATCCTCGAGGGCGCGGGCGTGCCGACGCTCGAGGCCGCCGCCGCAGACGGGCGCCCGGTCATCATCGCCTGCGCGCATTTCGGCAATTACGACGCCATGCGCGCCGCCCTCAGCGCGCGGGGCTGGCCGGTCGGCGCCCTCTACCGGCCAATGAACAACGCCGCCTTCAACCGCCACTACATCCCCGCGATGGAGGCAATCGCCCAGCCGATCTTTCCGCGCGGCCGTCAGGGCGTCGGCCAGATGCTGCGTTATCTGCGCGGCGGCGGCTGGCTCTGCCTCGGCTTTGACCAGTATATTCGTGATGGTGCCACGCTGCGCTTCTTTGGCCTGCCGACCGAGACGGTCCTGACCCCGGCTGAATTGGCCCTGCGCCATGACGCCCCCTTGGTGCCTGTCCACGCCGTCCGCCAACCGGACGGGCTGTCGTTCCGCGTCCACGCCCTCGCCCCCATCCCCCCCTCGGACGCCGAGACCATGATGCAGAGCCTGAACGACGGGCTGGAGGCACTGACCCGCGCTCACATGGATCAGTGGTTCTGGGTGCATCGTCGCTGGAAGCCGCCGCGCAAGAAGGCCGGCCCCGCTTGA
- a CDS encoding DMT family transporter, protein MTAHGAADRAEAAGACVPGTAPGAAPVLDRVRNPAGGGTQMAGLLLLLGSVFVFTMMDATAKHLTQTYNPGLVVWARFAGNFLIVMAIFGPRLRSTLRSVRPWVQLFRGLTQLVSVVMFFTAITFIGLAEATAIMDVNPVLITLFAALFLGERIGPRRIAGIAVALVGAMIIIRPGSGVLHPAAILPMIGAVSYAAGAILTRMSRADSTRTSVLWSALIGTTATTLILPFVWEPIALGDLWAFALLGVFGTIAQTMIIRAFAMAEASAIAPFGYTGLIWAGVWGWLFWGTIPDAWTLIGAALIVGAGLYIWTREAQSARASQRTAAA, encoded by the coding sequence GTGACCGCGCACGGCGCCGCCGATCGGGCCGAGGCTGCCGGTGCCTGCGTGCCCGGCACCGCGCCCGGTGCGGCGCCTGTGCTGGACCGAGTGCGCAATCCGGCCGGCGGCGGCACGCAGATGGCGGGGTTGCTGCTGCTGCTGGGCTCGGTGTTCGTGTTCACCATGATGGATGCGACCGCCAAGCATCTGACCCAGACCTACAATCCCGGGCTGGTCGTCTGGGCCCGCTTTGCGGGCAACTTCCTGATCGTGATGGCGATCTTTGGCCCGCGGCTGCGCAGCACGCTTCGCTCGGTCCGGCCTTGGGTGCAGCTCTTTCGCGGGCTGACGCAGCTGGTCTCGGTCGTGATGTTCTTTACCGCGATCACCTTCATCGGCCTCGCCGAGGCGACGGCGATCATGGACGTGAACCCGGTCCTCATCACCCTCTTTGCGGCGCTGTTCCTGGGCGAGCGCATTGGCCCGCGCCGCATCGCCGGCATCGCCGTGGCCCTGGTAGGGGCGATGATCATCATTCGCCCCGGCAGCGGCGTGCTGCACCCGGCGGCCATCCTGCCGATGATCGGCGCGGTCAGCTATGCCGCCGGCGCCATCCTGACCCGCATGTCGCGGGCCGATTCGACCCGCACCTCGGTCCTGTGGTCGGCCCTGATCGGCACCACCGCGACCACCCTGATCCTGCCCTTCGTGTGGGAGCCGATCGCCCTTGGCGATCTGTGGGCCTTTGCGCTGCTGGGCGTCTTTGGGACTATCGCCCAGACCATGATCATCCGCGCCTTTGCGATGGCCGAGGCATCCGCCATCGCGCCCTTCGGCTACACCGGGCTGATCTGGGCCGGGGTCTGGGGCTGGCTGTTCTGGGGCACGATCCCCGACGCATGGACCCTGATCGGGGCGGCGCTGATCGTCGGCGCCGGCCTCTACATCTGGACGCGCGAGGCACAATCCGCCCGCGCCAGCCAAAGAACCGCGGCTGCATGA
- the tkt gene encoding transketolase: protein MDFAERRSSDLATWNLATAIRALAMDAVQAANSGHPGMPMGMADVATVLFRDHLKFDAAAPNWFDRDRFILSAGHGSMLLYSLLHLTGYEQMTLDQLRNFRQLGSITAGHPEYRHAEGVEMTTGPLGQGFATAVGFAIAEEKMRAEFGADLCDHRTWVISGDGCLMEGISQEALTLAGRLRLGKLIVLWDDNKITIDGRVALSDATDQKARFEASGWRVLECDGHDPADIATALNKAIKDDGRPVLVDCRTFIGYGASKQDTSGVHGSPLGAEEIVKVRGAYGWEHPDFVVPDDLREAWLQIGAKGRSAREAWNARVDALPADQRTAFARRVSGETSDALAPAIAAVKAKALADKPKLATRKASEMVLEAVNAAIPETVGGSADLTGSNNTLTPDLGIFNDQNRHGRYIYYGIREHGMAAAMNGITLHGGYRAYGGTFLCFADYMRPSMRLAALMGVPSVFVMTHDSIGLGEDGPTHQPVEHLAMLRATPNTWTFRPADLVETAEAWQLALTTDTTPSILALSRQNLPLVRQDDGAENLTARGAYVLREASAAPRVVLMSSGSEVEIALAARETLEAEGVPTRVVSIPCMELFRTQDAEYRREVLPAGTVRIAIEAALRMPWDWLLLGEGGAEAKSGFIGMDGFGASAPAPELYKHFGITADETVKLARSLM, encoded by the coding sequence ATGGATTTCGCCGAACGTCGTTCGTCCGACCTCGCCACCTGGAACCTCGCCACAGCCATCCGGGCACTGGCGATGGACGCCGTGCAGGCGGCCAACAGCGGTCATCCGGGAATGCCGATGGGCATGGCCGATGTCGCCACCGTCCTCTTCCGCGACCACCTCAAGTTCGATGCCGCGGCGCCCAACTGGTTCGACCGCGACCGGTTCATCCTGTCCGCCGGCCATGGCTCTATGCTGCTCTATTCGCTGCTGCATCTGACCGGCTACGAGCAGATGACCCTCGACCAGCTGCGCAACTTCCGCCAACTCGGCAGCATCACCGCCGGCCACCCCGAATATCGCCACGCCGAAGGGGTCGAGATGACCACCGGCCCGCTGGGCCAGGGCTTCGCGACGGCCGTGGGCTTTGCCATCGCCGAGGAAAAGATGCGGGCCGAGTTTGGCGCCGATCTGTGCGATCACCGCACCTGGGTCATCTCGGGCGACGGTTGCCTGATGGAGGGTATCAGCCAGGAGGCGCTCACCCTCGCCGGCCGGCTGCGGCTCGGCAAACTGATCGTGCTCTGGGACGACAACAAGATCACCATCGATGGCCGCGTCGCCCTGTCGGATGCGACCGACCAGAAGGCGCGGTTCGAGGCGTCGGGCTGGCGCGTCCTTGAGTGCGACGGCCATGACCCGGCCGATATAGCGACCGCCCTGAACAAAGCCATCAAGGACGACGGCCGCCCGGTGCTGGTCGATTGCCGGACATTCATCGGCTATGGCGCGAGCAAGCAGGACACCAGCGGCGTGCACGGCTCGCCCCTCGGCGCCGAGGAGATCGTCAAGGTCCGCGGCGCCTATGGCTGGGAGCATCCGGACTTCGTCGTGCCCGACGACCTGCGCGAGGCCTGGCTGCAAATCGGCGCCAAGGGCCGGTCCGCGCGCGAGGCGTGGAACGCCCGCGTCGACGCCCTGCCCGCAGATCAGCGCACGGCCTTTGCCCGGCGCGTCTCGGGCGAGACCTCCGACGCCCTCGCGCCGGCCATCGCCGCGGTCAAGGCCAAGGCACTCGCCGACAAGCCCAAGCTCGCAACCCGCAAGGCATCCGAAATGGTGCTTGAGGCGGTCAACGCCGCCATCCCCGAGACCGTGGGCGGCAGCGCCGACCTGACCGGCAGCAACAACACGCTGACCCCCGATCTCGGCATCTTCAACGACCAGAACCGCCACGGCCGCTACATCTATTACGGCATCCGTGAGCATGGCATGGCGGCGGCGATGAACGGCATCACGCTGCATGGCGGCTACCGCGCCTATGGCGGCACGTTCCTGTGCTTTGCCGACTACATGCGCCCCTCCATGCGCCTGGCGGCGCTGATGGGCGTGCCGTCGGTGTTCGTGATGACGCATGACTCGATCGGCCTCGGCGAGGACGGCCCCACCCACCAGCCGGTCGAGCATCTGGCGATGCTGCGCGCGACGCCCAATACCTGGACCTTCCGCCCCGCCGATCTGGTCGAGACCGCCGAGGCGTGGCAACTGGCGCTGACCACCGACACTACCCCCTCGATCCTGGCGCTATCGCGCCAGAACCTGCCGCTGGTGCGCCAGGACGACGGGGCGGAAAACCTGACCGCCCGGGGCGCCTATGTGCTGCGCGAGGCCTCGGCCGCGCCCAGGGTGGTGCTGATGTCCTCCGGCTCGGAGGTCGAGATTGCCCTTGCTGCACGCGAGACGCTGGAGGCCGAGGGCGTGCCGACCCGCGTGGTTTCGATCCCCTGCATGGAACTGTTCCGGACTCAGGACGCGGAGTACCGGCGCGAGGTTCTGCCCGCCGGCACGGTGCGCATCGCCATCGAGGCCGCCTTGCGAATGCCCTGGGACTGGCTGCTGCTGGGCGAAGGCGGCGCCGAGGCCAAGTCGGGCTTTATCGGCATGGACGGCTTTGGCGCCTCCGCCCCGGCGCCCGAGCTTTACAAGCACTTCGGCATCACCGCCGACGAAACGGTCAAGCTTGCCCGGTCGCTGATGTGA
- a CDS encoding DUF1850 domain-containing protein — MSGGCLLVGALALTASHGFALEWTHSVQRTSWREQWRVADSALVLESAAVRSSGAGMEPGDGAVLRGGWWVWPVGRPVPEVVLAASGTTGAGWRLCVDAGCVSLGATAGAPVHLAPCAQ, encoded by the coding sequence ATGAGCGGTGGATGCCTGCTGGTCGGTGCGCTCGCCCTGACCGCGAGCCACGGCTTTGCGCTGGAATGGACGCATTCTGTCCAGCGCACCAGCTGGCGCGAGCAGTGGCGCGTCGCCGATAGCGCATTGGTTTTGGAGAGCGCCGCCGTTCGCAGTTCCGGCGCAGGGATGGAGCCCGGCGACGGCGCGGTGCTGCGGGGCGGCTGGTGGGTTTGGCCCGTCGGCCGCCCGGTACCGGAGGTGGTGCTGGCAGCCTCGGGCACGACCGGCGCGGGCTGGCGGCTCTGCGTCGATGCAGGATGCGTAAGCCTTGGCGCAACAGCCGGTGCGCCGGTGCATCTGGCGCCCTGCGCGCAGTAG
- a CDS encoding TRAP transporter permease has translation MTAAHPHPVPAAAPDLGLHDPLADSFPDAPVGRLLFWIAVAFSVFQVATAAHLLDLPSQIVRAVHVGFLLLLTFPLVALAKRWSRPAIALAWVLALAGVAVAAYQWLEFEPLLIRAGDPTSLDLLMGVVALVTVFVAAWAIMGIALPIIAGAFLLYCFLGQYAPGMMQTRGYDFSQVVEHMAYGTEGIYGIPIYVSSSYIFLFILFGSFLEKAGMIKLFTDVSLGLVGHRLGGAAKVAVVSSALMGTISGSGVANVVTTGQFTIPLMKRFGYRPAFAGGVEATASMGGQIMPPVMGAVAFIMAETLGVEYVQIVKAAVIPAILYFAAAFWMTHLEAGKRGLVGMKKADLPSPLRALREGWYLILPLAVLVWLLFSGYTPLYAGTIGLALTVMLILGASALLGVSNGVIRAIVWIGLGLITASFFEWGIKPVGVALGLLVAWNLLSRGGRETLRLCIESLADGAKTALPVGVACALVGIVIGTMTLTGAASTFGTFIVSVGQGSLFLSLLLTMITCIVLGMGIPTIPNYIITSSIAGGALLQLGVPLIVSHMFVFYFGILADLTPPVALACFAAAPIAKESGLKISMEAIKIAAAGFVVPFLAVYTPELMLQDGGALGAAIGFLPAVAYIVVKAVLAIGLWGIAVIGWLGHRIGWPERALAMVAAFLLCAALPVTDEVGFALSALFALWMWRQHRTVAAAG, from the coding sequence ATGACAGCAGCCCACCCGCACCCCGTCCCGGCCGCAGCGCCCGACCTCGGCTTGCATGACCCGCTGGCCGACAGCTTTCCGGATGCGCCGGTCGGACGTTTGCTGTTCTGGATCGCGGTCGCGTTTTCGGTCTTTCAGGTCGCCACCGCCGCGCACCTCCTGGACCTGCCCTCGCAGATCGTGCGGGCAGTGCATGTCGGCTTTTTGCTGCTGTTGACCTTTCCGTTGGTCGCCCTGGCCAAGCGCTGGTCCCGGCCCGCGATAGCGCTGGCCTGGGTGCTGGCCCTCGCGGGGGTCGCGGTCGCCGCCTACCAGTGGCTCGAGTTCGAGCCGCTGCTGATCCGTGCCGGGGATCCGACCAGCCTCGATCTGCTCATGGGTGTCGTTGCGCTGGTAACGGTGTTCGTCGCCGCATGGGCGATCATGGGCATCGCCCTGCCAATCATTGCCGGGGCTTTCCTACTGTATTGTTTCCTCGGACAATATGCGCCGGGCATGATGCAGACCCGCGGCTATGACTTTAGCCAGGTGGTCGAGCACATGGCCTATGGCACCGAGGGTATCTATGGCATCCCGATCTACGTCAGCAGCAGCTATATCTTCCTGTTCATCCTGTTCGGCTCGTTTCTCGAAAAAGCCGGCATGATCAAGCTATTCACCGACGTCTCGCTGGGCCTGGTCGGGCACCGGCTTGGCGGCGCGGCCAAGGTCGCGGTGGTCAGCAGCGCGCTGATGGGCACGATCTCGGGTTCGGGCGTCGCCAACGTCGTCACCACCGGCCAGTTCACCATCCCGCTGATGAAGCGCTTTGGCTATCGTCCAGCATTCGCCGGCGGTGTCGAGGCCACGGCCAGCATGGGCGGGCAGATCATGCCCCCCGTCATGGGCGCGGTCGCCTTCATCATGGCCGAGACGCTGGGCGTTGAATATGTCCAGATCGTCAAGGCCGCGGTGATCCCCGCTATCCTCTATTTCGCCGCAGCCTTCTGGATGACCCACCTGGAGGCCGGCAAGCGCGGCCTCGTCGGCATGAAAAAGGCCGACCTTCCCTCGCCCCTGCGGGCGCTGCGCGAGGGCTGGTACCTGATCCTGCCGCTGGCGGTCCTCGTCTGGCTGCTATTCTCGGGCTACACGCCGCTTTACGCGGGCACGATCGGCCTTGCGCTGACGGTCATGCTGATCCTCGGCGCTTCGGCCCTGCTGGGGGTGTCGAATGGTGTGATCCGGGCCATCGTCTGGATCGGGCTGGGCCTGATCACCGCGTCGTTTTTTGAATGGGGGATCAAGCCAGTCGGCGTCGCGCTGGGGCTGCTGGTGGCCTGGAACCTGCTCAGCCGCGGCGGCCGCGAGACGCTGCGCCTCTGCATCGAGAGCCTCGCCGACGGCGCCAAGACAGCGCTGCCGGTGGGCGTCGCCTGCGCGCTGGTCGGCATCGTGATCGGCACCATGACCCTGACGGGGGCGGCCTCGACCTTTGGCACCTTCATCGTGTCGGTCGGCCAAGGCAGCCTTTTCCTGTCGCTGCTGCTGACCATGATCACCTGCATCGTGCTGGGTATGGGGATCCCGACGATCCCCAACTACATCATCACCTCGTCCATCGCCGGCGGCGCGTTGCTGCAACTGGGCGTGCCGCTGATCGTCAGCCACATGTTCGTCTTTTACTTCGGCATCCTGGCAGACCTGACGCCGCCGGTGGCACTGGCCTGCTTTGCCGCAGCCCCCATCGCCAAGGAAAGCGGCCTCAAGATCAGCATGGAGGCGATCAAGATCGCGGCCGCCGGGTTCGTCGTGCCCTTCCTCGCGGTCTACACACCCGAGCTGATGCTTCAGGATGGGGGCGCCCTGGGCGCCGCGATCGGCTTTTTGCCGGCGGTGGCCTATATCGTCGTCAAGGCAGTGCTGGCGATCGGCCTCTGGGGCATCGCCGTGATCGGCTGGCTGGGGCACCGCATCGGCTGGCCAGAGCGCGCACTGGCGATGGTCGCCGCGTTCCTGCTATGCGCCGCCCTGCCCGTCACGGACGAGGTCGGCTTTGCCCTTTCGGCACTGTTCGCGCTGTGGATGTGGCGCCAGCATCGGACTGTCGCCGCCGCCGGATGA
- a CDS encoding TAXI family TRAP transporter solute-binding subunit, which translates to MQSSLRKTAPRRGRLLAAALAVAALGAPIGASAAQFINILTGGTSGVYYPMGVALQKIYTDGISGARVQVQATKASVENLNLLQQGKGEIAFSLGDSVKLAWEGDAEAGFKAPLDKLRGVAAIYPNYVQIVASKESGINTLADLKGKSLSVGAAKSGTELNARAILEAAGMSYDDLSKVEYLPFAESVELMKNRQLDATLQSAGLGVASLKDLATSVPITVVAVPEDVVTKLGAPYQATTIPAGTYQGQDAEVPGVAVQNFLITHEGVPEEEVYQMTKLMYEHLDGLRAAHSAAQAIDPAKALEGMPLPLHPGAEKYYREAGILK; encoded by the coding sequence ATGCAATCCAGCCTTCGCAAGACCGCGCCCCGCCGCGGCCGCCTGCTGGCGGCGGCACTGGCCGTTGCCGCCCTGGGCGCACCGATCGGCGCCTCGGCCGCGCAATTCATCAACATCCTGACCGGCGGCACCTCGGGGGTTTACTACCCGATGGGCGTGGCGCTGCAGAAGATATACACCGACGGCATTTCCGGCGCCCGCGTGCAGGTCCAGGCGACGAAGGCCTCGGTCGAGAACCTTAACCTGCTGCAGCAGGGCAAGGGCGAGATCGCCTTTTCGCTGGGTGACAGCGTCAAGCTGGCATGGGAGGGTGACGCCGAGGCCGGATTCAAGGCGCCGCTGGACAAGCTGCGCGGGGTCGCCGCGATTTATCCGAACTACGTCCAGATCGTCGCCAGCAAGGAAAGCGGGATCAACACCCTCGCCGATCTGAAGGGCAAAAGCCTGTCCGTGGGCGCTGCCAAGTCGGGGACGGAGCTGAACGCCCGCGCCATTCTGGAAGCCGCCGGGATGAGCTATGACGATCTGTCCAAGGTCGAATATCTGCCGTTCGCGGAATCGGTCGAACTGATGAAGAACCGCCAACTGGACGCGACGCTGCAGTCCGCCGGCCTCGGCGTAGCCTCGCTAAAGGACCTCGCGACCTCGGTGCCGATCACCGTGGTGGCGGTTCCGGAGGATGTGGTGACCAAGCTGGGCGCGCCCTACCAGGCGACGACGATTCCGGCGGGCACCTACCAGGGCCAGGATGCCGAGGTTCCGGGCGTCGCGGTGCAGAACTTCCTGATCACGCATGAAGGCGTGCCCGAGGAAGAGGTCTACCAGATGACCAAGCTGATGTATGAGCACCTCGACGGCCTGCGCGCGGCCCATTCGGCGGCACAGGCGATCGATCCGGCCAAGGCGCTGGAAGGCATGCCGCTGCCGCTGCACCCCGGCGCGGAAAAGTACTACCGCGAGGCCGGCATCCTCAAGTGA
- the ssb gene encoding single-stranded DNA-binding protein has protein sequence MAGSVNKVILVGNLGQDPEVRNFPNGGKVANLRIATSESWRDKNSGERREKTEWHSVAIYSEPLVRVAEQYLKKGAKIYVEGQLETRKWQDQSGNDRYTTEVALRPFRSELTMLDGRGGGQGGQGGGDYDRGGSDWGGQSGGRNASGGGNQSGSSNRPEFDDDIPF, from the coding sequence ATGGCTGGAAGCGTGAACAAGGTAATCCTGGTCGGGAACCTCGGGCAGGACCCTGAGGTCCGCAATTTCCCGAACGGCGGCAAAGTGGCAAACTTGCGAATCGCCACCTCGGAAAGTTGGCGCGACAAGAACAGCGGCGAGCGCCGCGAAAAGACCGAATGGCACAGTGTCGCCATCTATTCCGAGCCCTTGGTGCGCGTCGCCGAGCAATACCTGAAGAAAGGCGCCAAGATCTACGTCGAGGGCCAACTGGAAACCCGCAAGTGGCAGGACCAATCCGGCAACGACCGCTACACGACCGAGGTCGCGCTGCGTCCCTTCCGCAGCGAGTTGACAATGCTGGATGGACGCGGGGGCGGCCAGGGTGGCCAAGGTGGCGGCGATTACGATCGTGGCGGCAGCGATTGGGGCGGCCAGTCGGGCGGAAGAAACGCCTCGGGCGGCGGCAACCAGTCCGGCAGCAGCAACCGGCCCGAGTTCGACGACGACATCCCGTTCTGA
- a CDS encoding lytic transglycosylase domain-containing protein, producing MLVPQAPTASSAQGLYQGGGGSRLSQFQRQTRLMDSRLSAQYQQSARLQPGGANRKITVTTVPLQGAIPQYSGRRSAYVPHARAAARKHGVPEDLFLRLVQQESGWNPNARSYKGARGLAQLMPGTAAKLGVNAADPIQNLDGGARYLRLMYNTFGDWRLALAAYNAGPGAVARYRGVPPYRETTNYVRVIAGG from the coding sequence ATGCTGGTCCCCCAAGCCCCCACCGCCTCATCGGCACAAGGCCTTTATCAAGGCGGCGGCGGCTCGCGCCTGTCGCAATTCCAACGCCAGACCCGGCTGATGGATTCCCGCCTATCGGCCCAGTACCAGCAGAGCGCGCGCCTGCAACCCGGCGGTGCCAACCGCAAGATCACCGTCACCACCGTGCCCCTGCAGGGGGCGATCCCCCAATACAGCGGCCGCCGCAGCGCCTACGTGCCCCACGCCCGCGCCGCTGCGCGCAAGCACGGCGTTCCGGAGGATCTGTTCCTGCGCCTCGTGCAGCAGGAATCCGGCTGGAACCCGAATGCTCGCAGCTACAAGGGCGCGCGCGGTCTGGCGCAGCTGATGCCCGGCACGGCCGCCAAGCTGGGCGTCAACGCCGCCGATCCGATCCAGAACCTGGACGGCGGGGCGCGCTATCTGCGCCTGATGTACAACACGTTTGGCGACTGGCGCCTGGCCCTCGCGGCGTATAACGCAGGCCCCGGGGCGGTCGCCCGCTATCGCGGTGTGCCGCCGTATCGCGAGACGACGAACTACGTCCGCGTGATCGCTGGCGGCTGA